A segment of the Vicinamibacterales bacterium genome:
AGGCGTTCAAGGGCTGCGAGGGATCGGTGCAGTTGGTGGAGTCGGTGTACGGCGCCGCGTGGCCGGGCAGCGCGGCGATGCCCTTGCCGGCGCGCACGTTCCAGAGACCGACTTTGACGACCGCGTCCGCGCCGCTGGCAGAAACAGCGTGCGCGCTCGCGGCAAGGAACATCAGGGCGGACGCGTACACGCGCCGCCGGTTCGAACGCTTCATCAGCGTGTTCCCGGCCCGAAGGTTAGAAGTGTTGTGAGTGAGCGCGGTGGTGCGCGCGCCGGGAGTGTAGCAGATCCGCTGCCGGACCGGCGATGGAAATTCGCGAGGAATTCTGCGCGAGCGCGATCAGGCGCGCACCGCGATGTTCAGGAAGAGAACGATCCGGTTACGGAATTCAGGCGTGGCTCAACAGTATGCGCGCGCCGGATTTGCGTCCGTCCGGCGCGGCGGCGATCGTCGCGCCATGCGCGTTGAGGACCCGGCGCGCGACCGCGAGCGTGAGGCCGACGCCGCCCCGCCATTCGTCGAACACGCCGCGTGCGTCGGGCGCTTCGGCCCCGAGCGCGTCGATCGTGGCGGGATCGCCGACCAGCAGTTCGTATGCGCCGCCGGACCGGCGGCCGCGGACGACGAGCGGATCCTCGCCGATGAGCTCGCGGCGGAGCGCCGCGACGATCGAGGTGAAGGCCTGGGTCAGTCGAACCGCGTCACCTTCGAACTGAAACGGCTCGCCGGGCAGGTCGAGCGTCACGGGCACGTCGCGGTCGGGCAGCGGCGGCAGGCTCTTCACCGCATCGGCGAGCAGGGCGTTGATCTCCACCGGCCCCTTGTTGAGCGGCGCGGTTCCGGCTTCGAGATTCGACAGTTCGCTCACCTCGGCGAGCAGCGCGGACAGCCGCGCGCACGACTTTTCAGCCTCTTCGAGCAGCTTCCGCTGCTGGTCGCTCAGCGGGCCGGCGCGCTCCTTCAACAGCATGCGGATGTAGCCGGCAACCACCGTCATCGGCGTGCGGAACTCGTGCACGGAGAGGGAAAGCACCTTGGGCCAGCGCGGATCGGTCGCGGGGACGGACATCCTGTTCATTGTATCTGGCTCTCCGTGCCGCGCTGGAATGCCCGGCCGGGATCGGGTGTTTAATAGGGCAGAGGCCAGCGATGTTGATCAAGAAGGCGGCAGATCTGAAGTATTCCGACGTGACCGACGAGCGGATCTACCTCCGCCGCCGCGAGTTCCTGCAGCTTGGCGCCGGCCTGGCCGGGGCGGCGGCGGGCGCCGCCGTCGTGGCCTGCGGCAATAGTTCGCTCGATGCCGCCATCGGCGTGGTCGGCGCCGATCCCGCCGCCCAGACGCCCATCCCCAACATCGCCAAGCGGATGGTGACCACCACCGAGCCGCTCAACAAGTTCGAAGAGATCACCGGCTACAACAACTATTACGAGTTCGGCACCGGCAAGGGGGATCCGGCGAAGTACGCCGGTCAGTTGAAGACCTCCCCCTGGACGGTCTCGATCGAAGGCCTGTGCAACAAGCCGGGCACCTATGCGCTCGAGGACCTGATCAAGACCGCGGATCTCGAGGAGCGCATCTATCGCTTCCGCTGCGTCGAGGCCTGGTCGATGGTGATCCCCTGGGTCGGCATCCCGTTCGCCGCCGTCATCAAGCGCGCCGAGCCGCAGCCGAAGGCCACGTTCGTCGAGATGCAGACGGTGCTGCGCCGCAACGAGATGCCGGGGCTGCGCGAGGGCGGCCTCAACTGGCCGTATACCGAAGGCCTGCGTCTCGACGAGGCCATGCACCCGCTGACGCTGCTCGCCGTCGGCCTCTATGGCCGGACGCTGATGAACCAGAACGGCGCGCCGATCCGCCTCGTGGTGCCGTGGAAGTACGGCTTCAAGAACGTCAAGTCGATCGTCAAGATCAAGTTCGTCGACAAGATGCCGCGGACGGCCTGGAACGACGCCAATCCGGGCGAGTACGGCTTCTACTCGAACGTCAATCCGGCCGTCGATCATCCGCGATGGAGCCAGGCGACCGAACGCCGCATCCCGAGCTACTTCAAGACCACGAAGACGCTGATTTTCAACGGCTACGCCGATCAGGTCCAGTCGCTGTACGCCGGGATGGATCTTCGCAAGTTCTACTGATTGATCAGGCTCGCGAAGGTCATCGTCTTCAGCGCCGCGCTCGTGCCGGCCGGACTGCTGATCCGCGGCATGCTCGCCGGCAATCTCGGCGTCAATCCCGCCGAGACCGTGCAGCTCGAAACCGGCCGCTGGGCGCTGAAGTTCCTGTTCCTCAGCCTCGCCGTCACGCCGGTGCGCCGGCTCACCGGCTGGAATCCGGCGATCAAGTTCCGGCGCATGCTCGGCCTGTTCGCGTTCTTCTACGCCACCCTGCACCTGCTGGCGTACTGGTCGTTCGATCTGGGGTTCGCGCTGGCGGCGATGGCGGCGGACGTGGCCAAGCGGCCGTTCATCGCGTTCGGGTTCACGGCGTTTCTGCTGATGCTGCCCCTGGCGGTGACATCGACCCGGGGGTGGATCCGGCGGCTGGGGAAGCGCTGGTCGCAGGTGCACCGGCTGGTCTATGC
Coding sequences within it:
- a CDS encoding HAMP domain-containing sensor histidine kinase, coding for MSVPATDPRWPKVLSLSVHEFRTPMTVVAGYIRMLLKERAGPLSDQQRKLLEEAEKSCARLSALLAEVSELSNLEAGTAPLNKGPVEINALLADAVKSLPPLPDRDVPVTLDLPGEPFQFEGDAVRLTQAFTSIVAALRRELIGEDPLVVRGRRSGGAYELLVGDPATIDALGAEAPDARGVFDEWRGGVGLTLAVARRVLNAHGATIAAAPDGRKSGARILLSHA
- the msrP gene encoding protein-methionine-sulfoxide reductase catalytic subunit MsrP, translated to MLIKKAADLKYSDVTDERIYLRRREFLQLGAGLAGAAAGAAVVACGNSSLDAAIGVVGADPAAQTPIPNIAKRMVTTTEPLNKFEEITGYNNYYEFGTGKGDPAKYAGQLKTSPWTVSIEGLCNKPGTYALEDLIKTADLEERIYRFRCVEAWSMVIPWVGIPFAAVIKRAEPQPKATFVEMQTVLRRNEMPGLREGGLNWPYTEGLRLDEAMHPLTLLAVGLYGRTLMNQNGAPIRLVVPWKYGFKNVKSIVKIKFVDKMPRTAWNDANPGEYGFYSNVNPAVDHPRWSQATERRIPSYFKTTKTLIFNGYADQVQSLYAGMDLRKFY
- a CDS encoding protein-methionine-sulfoxide reductase heme-binding subunit MsrQ is translated as MIRLAKVIVFSAALVPAGLLIRGMLAGNLGVNPAETVQLETGRWALKFLFLSLAVTPVRRLTGWNPAIKFRRMLGLFAFFYATLHLLAYWSFDLGFALAAMAADVAKRPFIAFGFTAFLLMLPLAVTSTRGWIRRLGKRWSQVHRLVYAAAICVVIHFALKVKVFTGDPVVYTALLAVLLGFRVLWWLRTARRPA